The Chromatiales bacterium genome window below encodes:
- a CDS encoding M20/M25/M40 family metallo-hydrolase, which produces MSNKTDPNLVTRAIEQIDRDRLVDLVVQLVNVPSPTGSEGDMGRALHEVLRAANFRSTLQPIGDQRYNAVGILEGAGKGKSLMFNGHLDTSFGPEQASRGIGYRCEGTVVDDEWIYGMGSFNMKSALATYVTACEAIQAAGIRLAGDVVIAGVCGEIEKAPVNDFDGPGFQGYGVGTKYAITHGAVADYCILGEPTNMMLIPRHCGTTWLKIKVPGVLIHTAWSKPEQNAISNATLVLDALHKWMPEYIERNALGDFRPKVNIAAIEGGWPWRGARTPDDCCIYLDVRTLPDVLPVQAYHEVRQLVRDVVNRNPALEGTTVDIYVSAPGTSIPDDHALIKTIVSAHTEQLGKAPEFGTETWYSDAAHMNRYGIPTVNYGSAGRLRSGGGGFSTHQGEHVHIGDMVDMTRIYVRCILEICGVAA; this is translated from the coding sequence ATGAGCAACAAGACCGATCCGAATCTCGTCACGCGTGCCATCGAGCAGATCGACCGCGACCGGCTGGTCGACCTGGTCGTGCAACTGGTCAACGTGCCGAGTCCGACCGGCAGCGAAGGTGACATGGGTCGTGCGCTGCACGAAGTCCTGCGCGCTGCCAACTTCCGCTCCACCCTGCAGCCCATCGGTGATCAGCGCTACAACGCCGTCGGCATCCTCGAAGGTGCCGGCAAGGGCAAGAGCCTGATGTTCAACGGCCACCTCGATACCTCCTTCGGTCCCGAGCAGGCGAGCCGGGGCATCGGCTACCGCTGCGAAGGCACGGTGGTGGACGACGAATGGATCTACGGCATGGGCTCTTTCAACATGAAGAGCGCACTGGCCACCTATGTGACGGCATGCGAAGCGATCCAGGCGGCCGGCATCAGGCTGGCCGGCGACGTGGTCATCGCCGGGGTCTGCGGCGAGATCGAAAAGGCACCGGTCAACGATTTCGACGGCCCGGGCTTCCAGGGCTACGGCGTGGGCACCAAGTATGCGATCACGCACGGCGCGGTTGCCGACTACTGCATCCTCGGCGAACCGACCAACATGATGCTGATTCCGCGCCACTGCGGAACCACCTGGCTGAAGATCAAGGTACCGGGCGTCCTGATCCACACGGCCTGGTCGAAGCCCGAGCAGAATGCGATCAGCAACGCCACGCTGGTGCTCGATGCCCTGCACAAGTGGATGCCGGAGTACATCGAACGCAATGCCCTGGGTGATTTCCGGCCGAAGGTGAACATCGCTGCCATCGAGGGCGGCTGGCCGTGGCGCGGCGCGCGGACGCCGGACGACTGCTGCATCTATCTGGATGTGCGCACCCTGCCGGATGTGCTGCCCGTGCAGGCCTATCACGAAGTCCGCCAGCTGGTTCGCGACGTGGTCAACAGGAACCCGGCGCTGGAAGGCACCACCGTGGACATCTATGTCTCGGCACCCGGCACCTCGATTCCCGACGACCATGCATTGATCAAGACCATCGTCAGCGCTCACACTGAGCAGCTCGGCAAGGCGCCCGAGTTCGGCACTGAAACCTGGTACAGCGATGCTGCCCACATGAACCGCTACGGCATTCCCACGGTGAACTACGGCTCGGCCGGCAGGCTGCGCAGCGGCGGCGGCGGTTTCTCCACGCACCAGGGCGAGCACGTGCACATCGGCGACATGGTGGACATGACGCGGATCTACGTGCGCTGCATCCTCGAAATCTGCGGAGTCGCGGCCTGA
- the aksA gene encoding homoaconitate hydratase (in Methanococcus jannaschii this protein catalyzes the condensation of alpha-ketoglutarate and acetyl-CoA to form trans-homoaconitate; functions in alphaketosuberate synthesis which is a precursor in coenzyme B and biotin synthesis), which yields MQDKIWISDLNQRKEVQAGFNRSRPVRFYDTTLRDGEQAVGVVFDPDEKFAIACGLDKLGVARIEAGFPRVSEADTQAVRRILKAGLKSEIWGFSRAVRGDLDALIDLGISQALIEISTSEIKMKAYGFDQARVIRNVSESVQHAVKNGMKVLFFPVDSTRSELGFLRKVYQTALDAGATELAVVDTIGACAPEAVESMIREVRGWIGPDVPLHFHGHNDFGLGTASAIAAVRGGADWIQGTINGIGERAGNSDLCEVALALSCLYNVPIELDLTQARQVSALVQKAGNYRVDGWRPVVGDNLFIRESGAVATQFHIPAAIEPYSADLVAAERKIVLGKKSGLVSVQLKAEELGIKLPESAHAEVLARVKELGTSQGRLITDEEFRQITRAVVA from the coding sequence ATGCAAGACAAGATCTGGATCAGCGACCTCAACCAGCGCAAGGAAGTGCAGGCCGGCTTCAACCGCAGCCGCCCCGTGCGTTTTTACGACACCACCCTGCGCGACGGCGAACAGGCCGTCGGCGTGGTCTTCGACCCGGACGAGAAATTCGCCATCGCCTGCGGCCTCGACAAGCTCGGCGTGGCCCGGATCGAAGCCGGCTTTCCGCGCGTATCGGAAGCCGACACGCAGGCGGTGCGGCGCATCCTCAAGGCCGGTCTCAAGTCCGAGATCTGGGGTTTCTCCCGTGCCGTGCGCGGCGACCTCGACGCACTGATCGACCTCGGCATCAGCCAGGCGCTGATCGAGATCTCCACCAGCGAGATCAAGATGAAGGCCTACGGTTTCGACCAGGCCAGGGTGATCAGGAACGTCAGCGAATCGGTGCAGCACGCGGTGAAGAACGGCATGAAGGTACTGTTCTTCCCCGTCGACAGCACGCGCAGCGAGCTCGGCTTCCTGCGCAAGGTCTACCAGACCGCACTCGATGCCGGCGCCACCGAACTCGCCGTGGTCGACACCATCGGCGCCTGCGCCCCCGAAGCCGTGGAAAGCATGATCCGCGAGGTCCGCGGCTGGATCGGCCCCGATGTGCCGCTGCACTTCCACGGCCACAACGACTTCGGGCTGGGTACCGCTTCCGCCATCGCCGCCGTGCGCGGCGGCGCCGACTGGATCCAGGGCACCATCAACGGCATCGGCGAACGCGCCGGCAATTCCGATCTCTGCGAGGTCGCGCTGGCGCTGAGCTGCCTCTACAACGTGCCCATTGAACTCGACCTCACCCAGGCACGACAGGTCTCGGCACTGGTACAGAAAGCCGGCAACTACCGCGTGGACGGCTGGCGCCCGGTAGTCGGCGACAACCTCTTCATCCGCGAGAGCGGCGCAGTGGCCACCCAGTTCCACATACCTGCCGCCATCGAACCCTATTCCGCCGACCTCGTCGCCGCCGAACGCAAGATCGTGCTCGGCAAGAAGAGCGGCCTGGTCAGCGTGCAGCTCAAGGCCGAGGAGCTTGGCATCAAGCTGCCCGAATCCGCACACGCGGAGGTTCTGGCCCGCGTCAAGGAACTCGGCACCAGCCAGGGACGGCTGATCACGGATGAGGAGTTCCGGCAGATTACGAGGGCTGTTGTGGCCTGA
- a CDS encoding cyclase family protein: MSTPALHELLARARVYDLGQAYWPGMPVHPFDPPFQFYLYRYHEYVEKDLGKIEPGFGDAISLLITSMHSGTHFDVPVHMSQDYKVQGIDIRPYQRDIGFVDLPAPLHSMEKVPPLVLPATLFDIPAALGMEVLPERYSITVADLEAAAERQKINIEDGSCVLVRTGYARYFETDRDAYLYKWAGLSPEAVGWIAARKPRLVGTDNLSIGVPNLFDAHRQLMIENGIYVMKSLTLEALAADHQSVSTVVVLPLKIKGGEASLVRPIALA; this comes from the coding sequence ATGAGCACACCGGCACTGCACGAACTGCTGGCCAGGGCGCGCGTCTATGACCTCGGCCAGGCCTACTGGCCCGGCATGCCGGTGCATCCCTTCGACCCGCCCTTCCAGTTCTACCTGTACCGCTACCACGAGTACGTGGAGAAGGATCTCGGCAAGATCGAGCCGGGCTTTGGCGATGCGATCAGCCTGCTCATCACCTCCATGCATTCCGGCACGCATTTCGACGTGCCGGTACACATGTCGCAGGACTACAAGGTACAGGGCATCGATATCCGCCCCTACCAGCGCGACATCGGTTTCGTGGACCTGCCCGCACCACTGCACAGCATGGAGAAGGTGCCACCGCTGGTGCTGCCCGCCACGCTGTTCGACATTCCGGCCGCGCTCGGCATGGAGGTACTTCCCGAGCGCTATTCGATCACCGTCGCCGATCTCGAGGCCGCGGCCGAACGGCAGAAGATCAACATCGAGGACGGCTCCTGCGTGCTGGTGCGCACCGGTTACGCGCGCTACTTCGAAACCGACCGCGACGCCTACCTCTACAAGTGGGCCGGCCTGTCGCCGGAAGCGGTGGGCTGGATCGCCGCGCGCAAGCCGCGCCTGGTGGGCACCGACAACCTGTCCATCGGCGTACCCAACCTCTTCGATGCCCATCGTCAGCTGATGATCGAAAACGGCATCTACGTGATGAAAAGCCTGACCCTCGAGGCCCTTGCGGCCGACCACCAGTCCGTATCGACGGTCGTGGTGCTGCCGCTCAAGATCAAGGGCGGCGAGGCTTCGCTGGTGCGCCCGATCGCGCTGGCCTGA
- the crp gene encoding cAMP-activated global transcriptional regulator CRP yields the protein MSEVPAINRFLTYCRVRTVPGKTVMIHAGDVPDSLYYIMDGSVEVMIEDEDGNEMVLAYLNKGQFFGEMGLFHDQPARSAWVRTRTTAEIAEMTYARFRQIASESPGLVFELATQLATRLDRTNRKLGDLAFVDVTGRVAHAIMDLCNEPDAMTHPDGMQIKVSRQELSRLVGCSREMAGRVLKVLEEQGLISASGKTIVVFNARPKPRLKAVGL from the coding sequence ATGAGCGAAGTTCCGGCGATCAACCGTTTCCTGACCTACTGCCGCGTACGCACCGTGCCAGGCAAGACCGTCATGATCCATGCGGGCGATGTGCCTGACAGCCTTTACTACATCATGGACGGCTCGGTCGAAGTGATGATCGAGGACGAGGACGGCAACGAGATGGTGCTGGCCTACCTGAACAAGGGACAGTTCTTCGGCGAGATGGGCCTGTTTCACGATCAGCCCGCCCGCAGCGCCTGGGTGCGAACGCGCACCACGGCAGAAATCGCCGAAATGACCTACGCCCGCTTCCGGCAGATCGCCAGCGAGAGCCCGGGACTGGTCTTTGAACTGGCCACCCAGCTCGCCACCCGCCTCGACCGCACCAACCGCAAACTCGGCGACCTCGCCTTCGTCGATGTCACCGGCCGTGTGGCGCACGCCATCATGGACCTGTGCAACGAACCCGACGCGATGACCCATCCGGACGGCATGCAGATCAAGGTCAGCCGCCAGGAACTGTCACGGCTCGTCGGTTGCTCACGCGAGATGGCCGGCCGCGTACTGAAGGTACTCGAGGAACAGGGCCTGATTTCCGCCAGCGGGAAGACGATCGTCGTTTTCAACGCGCGCCCGAAGCCCAGGCTGAAAGCCGTCGGCCTCTGA
- a CDS encoding helix-turn-helix domain-containing protein yields the protein MKKTSARRSIGVEILEGLQEIKRGQHGRVTTLPSVSTIRDRTGLSQARFAELLGVSVRTLQEWEQGRRTPSGAARTLLAVAARDPKALLAVA from the coding sequence ATGAAAAAGACTAGCGCAAGGCGGAGTATTGGCGTGGAGATCCTCGAGGGTCTTCAGGAAATCAAACGCGGACAGCATGGTCGTGTGACGACGCTGCCATCGGTTTCCACAATTCGCGACCGGACCGGTTTGTCTCAAGCCCGGTTTGCGGAGTTGTTGGGCGTTTCCGTTCGCACCTTGCAGGAGTGGGAGCAAGGGCGACGTACCCCTTCCGGCGCTGCGCGTACGCTTCTGGCGGTGGCCGCACGCGATCCGAAGGCCTTGCTCGCGGTCGCCTAA
- the tldD gene encoding metalloprotease TldD, translating into MSHGTALEMARTELLDAAGITDRDLEHALGLLMRGDVDNADLYFQIARQESWSIEDGIVKGGAYSIEQGVGVRAMAGEKTGFAYSDEIVVPALNQAAEAASAIVRRGQQGRVKAWQARAGHRLYPPVDPLPSLADEEKVALLQRVDREVRALDPRVKQVVASLAAAHEVIFICASDGGLAADVRPLVRFNISVIVEHNGRREQGVAGGGGRHGYEKLGHERVLEFGREAVRQAVVNLDAVAAPAGEMVVVLGPGWPGVLLHEAIGHGLEGDFNRKGTSAFSGRIGEAVATGLCTVVDDGTLEGRRGSLNVDDEGTPTSKTVLIENGRLRGYMQDRLNARLMGTESTGNGRRQSFAHLPMPRMTNTYMLPGPHHPGEIIESVKRGIYACNFGGGQVDITSGKFVFSTSEAYLIENGKLGVPIRDATLVGDGATVLSRVSMVGNDLKLDSGVGVCGKEGQSVPVGVGQPTLRVDGLTVGGTGGEA; encoded by the coding sequence ATGAGTCACGGGACTGCGCTCGAGATGGCGCGCACTGAACTGCTGGACGCTGCCGGCATCACCGACCGCGATCTGGAGCATGCGCTCGGCCTGCTCATGCGCGGCGACGTCGACAACGCCGATCTCTACTTCCAGATCGCGCGGCAGGAGTCCTGGTCGATCGAGGATGGCATCGTCAAGGGTGGTGCCTACAGCATCGAGCAGGGCGTTGGCGTGCGGGCGATGGCCGGTGAAAAAACCGGCTTTGCCTATTCCGACGAGATCGTGGTTCCGGCGCTCAACCAGGCTGCGGAAGCGGCGAGTGCGATTGTCCGCCGCGGGCAGCAGGGACGCGTCAAGGCCTGGCAGGCGCGTGCCGGCCACCGCCTGTATCCGCCGGTGGACCCGCTGCCGAGCCTTGCCGATGAGGAAAAGGTCGCCCTGCTGCAGCGGGTGGATCGCGAAGTCCGCGCACTCGACCCGCGCGTGAAGCAGGTGGTGGCGAGTCTCGCCGCTGCGCATGAGGTGATCTTCATCTGCGCCAGTGATGGCGGACTGGCTGCGGATGTCCGTCCGCTGGTGCGCTTCAATATTTCCGTGATTGTCGAGCACAACGGCCGTCGCGAGCAGGGCGTGGCCGGCGGCGGCGGGCGTCACGGTTACGAGAAGCTGGGTCACGAGCGCGTGCTGGAGTTCGGTCGCGAAGCGGTGCGTCAGGCGGTAGTCAATCTCGATGCCGTGGCGGCGCCGGCGGGCGAGATGGTAGTGGTGCTCGGGCCGGGCTGGCCCGGTGTGCTGCTGCATGAAGCCATCGGTCACGGTCTGGAGGGTGACTTCAACCGCAAGGGCACTTCGGCCTTCAGCGGCCGCATCGGAGAAGCGGTGGCCACCGGACTCTGCACGGTGGTTGATGACGGTACGCTGGAAGGGCGACGCGGTTCACTCAATGTCGACGACGAGGGCACGCCCACCAGCAAGACGGTACTCATCGAGAACGGCCGCCTGCGCGGCTACATGCAGGACCGGCTGAATGCGCGGCTGATGGGCACTGAATCCACCGGCAACGGGCGGCGTCAGTCTTTTGCCCATCTGCCGATGCCGCGCATGACCAACACCTACATGCTGCCAGGCCCGCACCACCCCGGCGAGATCATCGAGTCGGTCAAACGTGGCATCTACGCCTGCAATTTCGGCGGCGGACAGGTGGATATCACCTCCGGCAAGTTCGTCTTCTCGACCAGCGAGGCCTATCTGATCGAGAACGGCAAGCTGGGCGTACCGATCCGCGACGCCACGCTGGTCGGTGACGGTGCGACCGTCCTCAGCCGGGTGTCGATGGTCGGCAACGACCTCAAGCTCGACAGCGGCGTGGGCGTGTGCGGCAAGGAGGGCCAGTCGGTGCCGGTCGGGGTGGGTCAGCCCACGCTGCGTGTCGACGGCCTGACGGTTGGCGGCACCGGGGGTGAAGCATGA
- the pmbA gene encoding metalloprotease PmbA has translation MSGPRKTPAVLSVTGGFDSLAEKVSDALRLARELGASQAEASASFGTGFSVNVRMREVETLQHQRDQGLGITVWFGHRKGSTSTSDLRPAAIEESVRKACTLARFGSEDAHAGLADADRMPTKVPDLDLYHPWDLRPDAAIELATACEAAALDSDPRVSNSEGASLSVSEGLHVYGNSHGFIGGYPESNHSLSCAVVASADGLMETDYEYAVVRDPRDLPAAAIVGAEAGRRAVARLGGIKLETRTAPVLFPARVARGLIGSLLSAISGGALYRKASFLVDSLDTPVFASRVNIDERPHLRKALASAPFDEEGVATAERCLVEAGVLRGYLLGSYYARKLGMASTGNAGGAHNLVVQPTGESFAELVAKMDRGLVIADLMGSGINPVTGDYSRGASGFWVENGQIQYPVTEITVAGNLKDMYRGILGIGTDVDRRGAVLTGSILIDRMTIAGS, from the coding sequence ATGAGCGGGCCGCGGAAGACGCCCGCTGTGCTGAGCGTGACCGGCGGCTTCGATTCGCTGGCGGAAAAAGTCAGCGATGCGCTGCGCCTGGCGCGTGAACTCGGTGCCTCGCAGGCCGAGGCCAGTGCAAGTTTCGGTACCGGCTTCTCGGTGAACGTGCGCATGCGCGAGGTCGAAACCCTGCAGCATCAGCGCGACCAGGGCCTCGGCATCACCGTCTGGTTCGGGCACCGCAAGGGCAGTACCAGCACTTCCGACCTGCGTCCGGCCGCGATCGAGGAGTCGGTGCGCAAGGCCTGCACGCTGGCGCGCTTCGGTTCGGAAGATGCACATGCCGGGCTGGCCGATGCCGACCGCATGCCGACAAAGGTGCCGGATCTCGATCTTTACCATCCCTGGGACCTCAGGCCCGATGCCGCCATTGAACTCGCCACTGCCTGCGAGGCGGCGGCGCTGGACAGCGATCCGCGCGTGAGCAATTCGGAGGGCGCGTCGCTCAGCGTCAGCGAGGGCTTGCATGTCTACGGCAACAGCCACGGTTTCATCGGTGGCTACCCGGAATCCAACCACAGCCTGTCCTGTGCGGTGGTCGCCAGTGCCGATGGCCTGATGGAAACCGACTACGAATACGCGGTGGTGCGCGATCCCCGGGATTTGCCGGCAGCGGCGATCGTGGGCGCCGAAGCTGGCCGCCGCGCGGTGGCGAGGCTCGGTGGCATAAAACTCGAAACCCGCACGGCACCGGTGCTGTTTCCTGCGCGCGTGGCGCGCGGGCTGATCGGCTCGCTGCTCAGTGCCATCAGCGGCGGTGCGCTGTATCGCAAGGCCTCGTTCCTCGTGGATTCGCTCGATACCCCCGTGTTTGCCAGCCGCGTCAACATCGACGAGCGGCCGCATCTGCGCAAGGCGCTCGCCAGCGCGCCCTTCGACGAGGAAGGCGTGGCGACGGCGGAACGCTGTCTGGTCGAGGCCGGTGTGCTGCGCGGTTACCTGCTCGGCAGTTACTACGCCCGCAAGCTCGGCATGGCCTCGACCGGCAATGCCGGTGGTGCACACAATCTCGTCGTGCAGCCTACCGGCGAAAGCTTTGCGGAACTGGTGGCGAAGATGGATCGCGGTCTGGTGATCGCTGACCTGATGGGCAGCGGCATCAATCCGGTGACGGGTGATTATTCGCGCGGTGCCAGCGGATTCTGGGTCGAGAACGGGCAGATCCAGTACCCGGTTACCGAGATCACGGTAGCGGGTAACCTCAAGGACATGTATCGCGGCATCCTCGGTATCGGTACCGATGTGGATCGTCGCGGGGCCGTACTGACCGGGTCGATCCTGATCGACCGGATGACAATCGCCGGCAGCTGA
- the djlA gene encoding co-chaperone DjlA — MAFQYMAWIGKVGGGILGLIVGGPPGAIIGAALGHQFDRGAGPGGLRGLGYNPADAGIWSAADRQRLFFETTFYGLGALAKADGRVSEEELDSARTVMANMRLPPAAVRRAMDCFTLGKGPDFPLQEHIARLRLACRSQPQLLQTFLEIQMDFLLGKAAIGTGERALLLQMARTLGVSTLGLTHLEAALRARRAFRQQRTTSTPQQTLGGAYRALDIEPDASDAEVKKAYRRLMNQHHPDKQAARGLPEDMLETAKERTHEIRAAYELIREHRGMR, encoded by the coding sequence TTGGCTTTTCAGTACATGGCATGGATAGGCAAAGTCGGCGGCGGCATTCTCGGTCTGATCGTCGGCGGCCCGCCGGGAGCGATCATCGGTGCGGCGCTTGGCCACCAGTTCGACCGCGGTGCCGGACCAGGGGGGCTGCGCGGGCTCGGCTACAACCCGGCAGATGCCGGCATATGGTCGGCGGCCGACCGGCAGCGGCTTTTCTTCGAGACCACGTTCTACGGTCTGGGTGCGCTGGCCAAGGCTGACGGCCGGGTCTCCGAGGAAGAACTCGACTCGGCGCGCACCGTCATGGCGAACATGCGCCTGCCGCCAGCGGCCGTGCGTCGGGCGATGGATTGCTTCACGCTGGGCAAGGGCCCGGATTTTCCGCTGCAGGAGCATATCGCCAGGCTGCGGCTTGCCTGTCGAAGCCAGCCGCAGCTGCTGCAGACCTTTCTCGAGATCCAGATGGATTTCCTGCTCGGCAAGGCGGCGATCGGTACCGGGGAGCGTGCGCTGCTGCTGCAGATGGCCCGCACGCTTGGCGTCAGCACACTCGGGCTCACGCACCTGGAAGCGGCACTGCGCGCCCGTCGTGCCTTCCGCCAGCAGCGCACCACCAGCACGCCACAGCAGACTCTGGGCGGCGCCTATCGGGCCCTGGACATCGAGCCTGATGCCAGCGATGCCGAGGTCAAGAAGGCTTACCGGCGGCTGATGAACCAGCATCACCCGGACAAGCAGGCAGCCCGCGGCTTGCCCGAAGACATGCTCGAAACGGCGAAGGAGCGTACGCACGAGATCCGTGCTGCCTATGAACTGATCCGCGAACACCGGGGCATGCGCTGA
- a CDS encoding phosphoribosylaminoimidazolesuccinocarboxamide synthase, with the protein MNAEIAPDALYESRLTALTRLSQGKVRDIYAVDADHLLIVTTDRLSAFDVVLPDPIPGKGEVLTQLSNFWFGRTSGIVRNHLASLKLEDVITDPVERATVASRSMLVRRLKPLPIEAVVRGYLIGSGYKDYQATGGICGIELPAGLPLAAQLPEPLFTPATKAAIGDHDENISFAECAKLIGADLAQCVRSLAIRIYTEGAAYARKHGIIIADTKFEFGLDEQGELYLIDEVMTPDSSRFWPAAEYRTGISPPSFDKQFVRDYLETLDWNKKAPGPRLPQAIIDGTSAKYRQALALLTGSAPG; encoded by the coding sequence ATGAATGCCGAGATCGCCCCTGACGCACTCTACGAATCCAGATTGACAGCCCTCACCCGGCTCAGTCAAGGCAAGGTGCGCGACATCTATGCCGTGGACGCGGACCATTTGCTGATCGTCACCACCGACCGGCTGTCCGCTTTCGATGTGGTGCTGCCCGACCCGATTCCGGGCAAGGGCGAAGTACTGACTCAGCTGTCGAACTTCTGGTTTGGACGCACCTCAGGCATCGTCCGCAACCACCTGGCCAGTCTGAAACTCGAAGACGTCATCACCGATCCGGTTGAGCGCGCGACCGTCGCTTCGCGCTCCATGCTGGTCCGTCGGCTCAAGCCACTGCCCATCGAGGCCGTGGTACGCGGTTACCTGATCGGCTCGGGCTACAAGGACTATCAGGCCACCGGCGGCATCTGTGGCATCGAACTGCCCGCCGGCCTGCCGCTCGCCGCGCAGCTGCCCGAACCCCTGTTCACGCCAGCCACCAAGGCGGCCATCGGCGACCATGACGAGAACATCAGCTTTGCCGAATGCGCAAAGCTGATCGGCGCCGATCTCGCCCAGTGCGTGCGCTCGCTGGCCATCCGCATCTATACCGAGGGTGCGGCCTATGCGCGCAAGCACGGCATCATCATCGCCGACACCAAGTTCGAGTTCGGCCTCGACGAGCAGGGCGAGCTGTACCTGATCGACGAGGTCATGACGCCGGATTCGTCGCGCTTCTGGCCGGCTGCCGAATATCGCACCGGGATCAGTCCGCCGAGTTTCGACAAGCAGTTCGTGCGCGACTACCTGGAGACGCTGGACTGGAACAAGAAAGCGCCGGGGCCGCGTCTACCGCAAGCCATCATCGATGGCACCAGCGCGAAATATCGCCAGGCCCTGGCATTGCTGACGGGCAGCGCACCCGGCTGA
- a CDS encoding fumarylacetoacetate hydrolase family protein → MQLASFTIANGGRKTIGAFVGHCYIDLHALTGGQLPADMLAFLQLGDTGMHAARAALKQLDAKLDPTGLAKLRGPGGDRYAFAPDEIVLAAPVPRPGKIMHTSCNFTAHLSELTTWKEPEWQSHNWKDFHFEHPTGFLEAPSSVVASGAKVPVPHFTKQLDYEIEIAIIIGKPAFRVSIADAMDYVAGYTIFNDLSARDIQAREHSNKVILLGKSFNGSCPFGPHLVTPDELGDPHKLAMQLKVNGVVRQDANTSQMHYKTAELVSWWSNTTLEPGDIITSGSPPGVAAGMAVPEWLKPGDLVEANIEKLGTLTTHIVAGD, encoded by the coding sequence ATGCAACTGGCAAGTTTCACAATCGCCAATGGCGGGCGCAAGACGATCGGCGCCTTTGTCGGCCACTGCTACATCGATCTGCACGCGCTGACCGGCGGGCAACTGCCGGCCGACATGCTCGCTTTCCTGCAGCTCGGCGACACCGGCATGCATGCGGCACGCGCCGCCCTCAAACAGCTCGACGCGAAACTGGACCCGACCGGGCTGGCGAAGCTGCGCGGGCCCGGCGGCGATCGCTATGCCTTTGCACCGGATGAAATCGTGCTCGCTGCGCCGGTGCCACGGCCGGGCAAGATCATGCATACCTCCTGCAACTTCACCGCGCACCTCAGCGAACTGACCACCTGGAAAGAACCCGAGTGGCAGTCGCACAACTGGAAGGACTTCCACTTCGAGCACCCGACCGGCTTTCTGGAAGCACCCTCCTCGGTGGTGGCCTCCGGCGCGAAAGTGCCGGTACCGCACTTCACCAAGCAGCTCGATTACGAGATCGAGATCGCCATCATCATCGGCAAGCCGGCCTTCCGCGTATCGATCGCCGACGCCATGGACTACGTCGCCGGCTACACGATCTTCAACGACCTGTCGGCACGCGACATCCAGGCCCGCGAGCATTCCAACAAGGTGATCCTGCTCGGCAAGAGTTTCAACGGCTCCTGCCCCTTCGGGCCGCACCTGGTGACGCCGGACGAGCTCGGCGATCCGCACAAGCTCGCGATGCAGCTGAAGGTGAACGGCGTGGTGCGTCAGGACGCCAATACCTCGCAGATGCACTACAAGACCGCCGAGCTTGTCTCGTGGTGGTCCAACACCACACTCGAGCCCGGCGACATCATCACCAGCGGCAGCCCGCCCGGCGTCGCCGCCGGCATGGCCGTACCGGAGTGGCTGAAACCCGGCGACCTGGTAGAGGCCAATATCGAGAAGCTCGGCACCCTGACCACGCATATCGTGGCGGGCGACTGA
- the rpe gene encoding ribulose-phosphate 3-epimerase codes for MIAPSILSADFARLGEEVEAVLAAGADVIHFDVMDNHYVPNLTIGPLVCAALRKRGIKAPIDVHLMVQPVDELARAFAAAGASWISFHPEATRHVDRTISLIRELGCRPGLALNPATPLDCLDYTLPHLDLVLVMSVNPGFGGQAFIPGTLPKLRAVRERIAALGRPVMLEVDGGIKADNIRRVAEAGADVFVAGSAIFGSADYAATIKRMRNELATVSS; via the coding sequence CTGATCGCTCCGTCCATCCTCTCGGCGGACTTCGCCCGGCTCGGCGAGGAAGTCGAGGCCGTACTTGCCGCCGGCGCCGACGTGATTCACTTCGATGTGATGGACAATCACTATGTGCCGAACCTGACCATCGGTCCGCTGGTCTGCGCGGCGCTGCGCAAGCGCGGCATCAAGGCACCGATCGATGTGCATCTGATGGTGCAGCCGGTGGATGAACTGGCGCGCGCCTTTGCAGCTGCCGGCGCGAGCTGGATCAGCTTTCATCCCGAGGCAACCCGGCATGTGGACCGGACGATCAGCCTGATCCGCGAACTCGGCTGCCGTCCGGGCCTGGCGCTGAATCCCGCCACGCCGCTCGATTGTCTGGACTACACGCTGCCGCATCTCGACCTCGTGCTGGTCATGTCGGTGAATCCGGGCTTCGGTGGCCAGGCATTCATTCCGGGCACCCTGCCGAAGCTGCGCGCAGTGCGCGAGCGGATTGCGGCGCTGGGCCGTCCGGTGATGCTGGAAGTGGATGGCGGGATCAAGGCCGACAATATCCGCAGGGTTGCGGAGGCCGGCGCGGACGTGTTCGTGGCAGGTTCGGCGATCTTCGGCAGCGCTGATTACGCCGCCACCATCAAGCGCATGCGCAACGAGCTCGCCACTGTGTCGTCGTAG